In the Leishmania donovani BPK282A1 complete genome, chromosome 29 genome, one interval contains:
- a CDS encoding KU70 protein, putative, whose product MDEFAEWGEGTTGVVAADSTYTEGLDLDEFREQLWQRNQRDAVVCLVDCNEGMFGVLPAGESAKTTQTGKNGEGAPAHTRGVTKLALLTIGQGAAMSSGAAGGSKAAVGSSPSFFSMTMQCILALLKEKMMCGSKDVVAIVLYNTRTSAPSTGFRGVYVMQEATRIGTECMQKVEQLEAAGAPGSVAYEEFEARIGHWPTASTSPALAAASSASGRAEPKAALPAALAAFPAFKFSEALWEAQRILLSLRSVQAIRHRRLFVFTNRDDPSGGDAHEWNLCRSRACDLGKEGVVLEVFGFGNAGSGGGPHTSGISKVAGTVANTSRGELPISLTAPVGADGTGSCSSGSSASPLFAVSNQRGQSLDPAAATTDTTIGQSGSGQSDSPSPAATGFVQDFFWGPLLREMQMAAARFRASGDGDDLVALAEARGEAFVSGGEGAIYMNSGAGALQQLLVSVVRRAHPQRPFRHCLLRIGGLSGTSTALSATTAAATARDEEEALRVAAVPRMAVSLYVPLMRARLPQREWLDGRTNRMLRRVVHLNARTTAAGRDSDDAGAGNKEGDSGSPTKQLQRLRNEKNCTSESMVRQEDVDPDDLCYYAPVGKERVYFTSEERKRMVEVAATGTEPGFTVLLFKDLVDAVKREHVVRRSSFLHSCVQRGGAHSHRLFVLFVRRLRAKQKVAIAQYCSSTTTAPRLVALVPSPDLTAHPEKRDQVPVDGMGLYVVPLPYAEELRAVPELRTCTRVSKHATPVLADSSVDPTHLELAKQVVSALTVSYQVDAVLNPALQRQYRKLQELARQFFPLADNPLHPAGGTALAKAGEEGPSTDGAEKTPQELDNTLPDYEGMQRFAALFQSFNKEVLGKDYNAFLYCPQPRVAGSATRRPRDSAAGAGAMEAAGPTAASAEEDACNVSIEELIRRAAAENAWDGLIIPQLKEYLATANVSSGGARRKADLIELVKQHFPLPS is encoded by the coding sequence ATGGATGAATTTGCAGAGTGGGGCGAGGGCACGACTGGTGTCGTTGCAGCAGACAGCACCTACACCGAGGGGCTCGACCTCGATGAGTTTCGTGAGCAGCTGTGGCAGCGCAATCAGCGCGATGCCGTTGTGTGCCTTGTTGACTGCAACGAGGGCATGTTCGGAGTGCTGCCAGCTGGCGAGTCGGCGAAGACGACTCAGACTGGTAAGAACGGGGAGGGTGCACCGGCGCACACTCGTGGTGTCACGAAACTCGCACTGCTCACCATTGGTCAGGGGGCAGCTATGAGTAGTGGTGCTGCGGGGGGCTCGAAGGCCGCCGTCGGGtcctccccttctttctTCTCCATGACGATGCAGTGCATCCTCGCGCTGCTAAAAGAGAAGATGATGTGCGGCAGCAAGGACGTCGTGGCGATTGTGTTGTACAACACACGAACGTCAGCCCCCTCGACGGGCTTCCGCGGGGTCTACGTGATGCAGGAGGCCACTCGCATCGGCACGGAATGCATGCAGAaagtggagcagctggaggcagCTGGCGCTCCCGGATCCGTCGCGTACGAGGAGTTTGAGGCGCGCATCGGTCACTGGCCCACTGCATCGACATCCCCCGCTCTCGCCGCGGCGTCTTCGGCTAGCGGTCGCGCAGAGCCGAAGGCTGCTCTTCCGGCAGCTTTGGCCGCCTTTCCCGCATTCAAGTTCAGCGAAGCACTCTGGGAGGCTCAGCGCATCTTGCTGAGCCTCCGCAGCGTGCAGGCTATTCGCCATCGGCGGCTCTTCGTCTTCACAAACCGCGACGACCcgagcggcggtgacgcacATGAGTGGAACctgtgccgcagccgcgcatgCGACCTAGGCAAGGAAGGCGTCGTACTTGAAGTTTTCGGCTTCGGCAAcgccggcagtggtggcggtcCACACACAAGCGGTATCTCCAAAGTCGCAGGCACGGTGGCGAACACCAGTCGAGGCGAGCTGCCGATCTCCCTCACCGCGCCAGTAGGCGCAGACGGTACCGGCAGCTGCAGTAGCGGCAGCTCTGCAAGTCCGCTCTTTGCCGTTTCGAACCAGCGTGGTCAGTCGCTTGaccctgccgctgccactacGGACACCACTATCGGCCAGAGCGGATCAGGTCAGTCAGACTCGCCGTCTCCGGCCGCAACGGGCTTTGTGCAAGACTTCTTCTGGGGTCCATTGCTGCGAGAGATGCAGatggcagctgcgcgatTTCGTGccagtggcgacggcgacgattTGGTGGCGCTGGCTGAGGCCCGCGGTGAGGCCTTCGtgagcggcggtgagggTGCGATCTACATGAATagtggcgctggagcgctgcagcagctgctcgtcTCTGTCGTGCGTCGCGCACATCCGCAGCGGCCCTTTCGGCACTGCCTGCTCCGCATCGGTGGTCTCTCTGGAACGAGCACTGCGCTGTctgcgacgacagcggcagcgacagcgagagatgaagaggaggcgttgcgagttgctgccgtgccgcggATGGCTGTGAGTCTGTACGTTCCTCTCATGCGCGCTCGCCTTCCGCAGCGAGAGTGGCTGGATGGGCGCACGAACCgcatgctgcgccgcgtcgttCACCTCAATGCACGTACCACCGCAGCTGGTCgggacagcgacgacgccggtgcGGGGAACAAAGAAGgggacagcggcagccccacaaaacagctgcagcgcctccgcaaCGAGAAGAATTGCACGAGCGAGTCGATGGTGAGGCAGGAAGACGTGGATCCCGACGATCTTTGCTACTACGCACCCGTTGGAAAGGAGCGCGTCTACTTTACCAGCGAGGAGCGCAAGCGAatggtggaggtggcggcaaCCGGGACGGAGCCTGGCTTCACGGTGTTGCTATTCAAGGATCTTGTTGACGCTGTGAAGCGGGAGCATGTGGTGCGACGAAGCTCTTTCCTTCATtcgtgcgtgcagcgcggcggtgctcacTCGCATCGCCTGTTTGTCCTTTTCGTGCGTCGGCTGCGTGCAAAGCAGAAGGTTGCGATTGCACAATATTGCAGCTCAAccaccacagcgccgcgTCTTGTGGCTCTGGTGCCATCGCCAGACCTCACAGCGCATCCGGAGAAGCGCGATCAGGTGCCGGTGGATGGGATGGGGCTCTACGTGGTGCCTCTTCCCTacgccgaggagctgcgcgccgtgccggagctgcgcacgtgcacgcgcgtcaGCAAACACGCCACCCCTGTACTGGCGGACAGCTCCGTTGATCCAACGCACCTCGAACTTGCAAAGCAGGTTGTGAGTGCACTGACGGTGTCCTACCAAGTAGACGCGGTGCTCAATCCCGCGCTCCAGCGGCAGTACCGCAAACTGCAAGAGCTCGCCCGACAGTTCTTCCCGCTGGCAGACAATCCCTTGCACCCAGCCGGCGGGACTGCTTTGGCGAAGGCGGGGGAGGAAGGCCCTTCTACGGATGGCGCAGAGAAGACGCCGCAGGAGCTGGACAACACCCTCCCCGACTACGAGGGCATGCAACGCTTCGCAGCGCTCTTCCAGAGCTTCAACAAAGAGGTGCTGGGAAAGGACTACAACGCTTTCCTGTACTgcccgcagccgcgcgtGGCAGGCtcggcgacgcgccgcccgcgcgacagcgcagcgggtgcgggAGCCATGGAGGCAGCAGGGCCGACGGCAGCCTCCGCCGAAGAGGACGCCTGCAATGTGTCCATCGAGGAGCTGattcgccgcgctgccgctgagaaTGCGTGGGATGGCTTGATCATACCTCAACTCAAGGAGTATCTGGCGACTGCGAACGTGAGCTCCGGCGGGGCAAGACGCAAGGCGGACCTGATCGAACTTGTCAAGCAGCATTTTCCGCTGCCATCCTAA